A window from Candidatus Zymogenaceae bacterium encodes these proteins:
- the secG gene encoding preprotein translocase subunit SecG, with translation MTIIATILHVLVCIALIMIVLLQTGKGSDMGAAFGGSSQTLFGSTGPVTFLNKLTTVAAILFMLTSLGLAYFTSSMGSSSLMRDLGDRPGVEEELPDVPDIPFGDE, from the coding sequence ATGACGATAATCGCAACAATATTGCATGTGCTGGTATGTATTGCGCTGATTATGATCGTGCTGCTGCAGACCGGCAAGGGATCAGATATGGGCGCGGCGTTCGGCGGCTCCAGCCAGACACTGTTCGGAAGCACCGGCCCGGTTACGTTCTTGAACAAGCTGACCACAGTGGCGGCGATTCTGTTTATGCTCACAAGCCTCGGTCTCGCTTACTTTACATCGAGTATGGGTTCGTCGTCCCTCATGCGCGATCTGGGCGATAGACCCGGCGTGGAGGAAGAGCTGCCGGATGTCCCGGATATACCGTTTGGAGACGAATAA